One segment of Streptomyces sp. NBC_00576 DNA contains the following:
- a CDS encoding response regulator transcription factor: MSEAHGENRQTEPAGSAESAEPTATAEPTASAEAAQAGGPAVGGGDSGDAGGRRVRVVLVDDHRMFRTGVQAEIGQTERTGVEVVGEAADVDQAVTVITATRPEVVLLDVHLPGGGGVEVLRRCAPLMADAERPVRFLALSVSDAAEDVIGVIRGGARGYVTKTITGADLVDSVFRVQDGDAVFSPRLAGFVLDAFASTDAPPVDEDLDRLTQREREVLRLIARGYAYKEIAKQLFISVKTVESHVSAVLRKLQLSNRHELTRWATARRLV, translated from the coding sequence ATGAGCGAGGCGCACGGGGAGAACAGGCAGACCGAGCCGGCCGGTTCGGCGGAGTCGGCCGAACCGACAGCGACTGCCGAACCGACAGCATCTGCCGAGGCCGCACAGGCAGGCGGGCCTGCCGTCGGCGGCGGTGACAGTGGTGACGCGGGCGGGCGGCGGGTGCGTGTGGTTCTCGTCGACGATCACCGCATGTTCCGTACGGGCGTTCAGGCGGAGATCGGGCAGACCGAGCGGACCGGGGTCGAGGTGGTCGGCGAGGCCGCCGATGTCGACCAGGCGGTCACCGTCATCACCGCCACCCGCCCGGAGGTGGTCCTCCTCGACGTCCATCTGCCGGGCGGTGGCGGCGTCGAAGTCCTGCGCCGCTGCGCCCCGTTGATGGCCGACGCCGAGCGGCCGGTTCGCTTCCTGGCGCTGTCCGTCTCGGATGCCGCGGAGGACGTCATCGGCGTGATCCGCGGCGGCGCACGCGGATACGTCACGAAGACGATCACCGGCGCGGACCTCGTCGACTCCGTCTTCCGCGTCCAGGACGGCGACGCCGTGTTCTCGCCGCGGCTCGCCGGGTTCGTCCTGGACGCGTTCGCGTCCACGGATGCCCCGCCGGTGGACGAGGACCTCGACCGCCTCACTCAGCGCGAGCGTGAGGTACTGCGGCTGATCGCCCGGGGTTATGCGTACAAGGAGATCGCCAAGCAGCTCTTCATCTCCGTGAAGACGGTCGAGTCGCATGTGTCGGCGGTACTCAGGAAGCTCCAGTTGTCGAACCGGCACGAGTTGACGCGGTGGGCCACGGCACGGCGCCTCGTCTAG
- a CDS encoding DUF4429 domain-containing protein has product MAEIIQRDGTWAFDGSTVRITPGLHRSVPLFRQTYGEVAVPLEAVSGIVYEPERKRGRLRLRLREGADPLLQATGGRLPDAADPYRLTVDIDRSGVAEYLAEEIRHALLLDQVPEEPVKAYLLPGPPVPVSVRSSDGMVSFDGTQVRIDWADTSDRVKRATGPRIISTNDLVQVDWLPNSGYEDGFMRFVTRGTVFSKLPPEKDPYALDLWGSARRDLLTALVATAVTARLPHPSTRAVDYVERPRLTPAVPPRSDHHDVLLRRLRELGELHREGVLTDEEFTSTKAAVLRGF; this is encoded by the coding sequence ATGGCCGAGATCATCCAGCGCGACGGGACCTGGGCCTTCGACGGCAGCACGGTCAGGATCACGCCGGGGCTGCACCGTTCTGTGCCGCTGTTCCGGCAGACGTACGGCGAGGTCGCCGTACCCCTGGAGGCCGTCTCCGGCATCGTCTACGAACCCGAACGCAAGCGTGGGCGGCTGCGGCTCAGGCTGCGCGAGGGCGCCGACCCGCTGCTGCAGGCGACCGGCGGACGGCTGCCGGACGCGGCCGACCCGTACCGGCTGACCGTGGACATCGACCGGTCCGGGGTCGCCGAGTACCTCGCCGAGGAAATCCGCCACGCCCTGCTCCTCGACCAGGTTCCGGAGGAACCGGTCAAGGCGTATCTGCTCCCCGGCCCGCCCGTGCCGGTGTCGGTGCGGTCCAGCGACGGCATGGTGTCGTTCGACGGGACGCAGGTCCGTATCGACTGGGCCGACACCTCCGACCGGGTCAAGCGGGCCACCGGCCCCCGCATCATCTCCACCAACGATCTCGTCCAGGTCGACTGGCTGCCCAACTCCGGCTACGAGGACGGCTTCATGCGCTTCGTGACCCGCGGGACGGTGTTCTCCAAGCTGCCGCCCGAGAAGGACCCCTACGCCCTCGACCTGTGGGGCAGCGCCCGCCGCGACCTGCTCACCGCGCTCGTCGCGACCGCGGTCACCGCCCGCCTGCCCCACCCCTCCACCCGGGCGGTCGACTACGTGGAGCGGCCCCGACTCACGCCCGCTGTCCCGCCCCGGTCCGACCATCACGACGTACTTCTGCGCAGGCTCCGGGAGCTGGGCGAGCTGCACCGCGAGGGTGTGCTCACGGACGAGGAGTTCACCTCCACCAAGGCGGCTGTCCTACGGGGTTTCTGA
- a CDS encoding PspC domain-containing protein — translation MTDHTHAATGPGPGSGPRPTPGAGPQDAAPAAATRPTEKGEPRAPEHTDAGAQRDRGTGTHASSRPSEASAAAAPADEQLPARFRRDRRQKMLGGVCAGLGRTCDMDPVIFRITLAVLSATGGIGLIFYGFAWLFVPYDDEEENEVRKLLTGRVDGQALTAVLFALVGCGVFLTMLKNGGVLSFAVILSILLAGAGYWSRNRGAPDPDPLAAQAVADAPPEAKAPPVPSAYPSWWRDPIVKDGTHVGGTGYLWGPHDTRDRDIAAAVNITHGNYGGRGPDIRAAWPRQPKPRGPRWIGGWIFLLALLAGFLGTAARWYDQPLATSLQTGLACALTVFGVGIAVSAFLGRTGAGSVFLAIITAALLAGSAALPKDASTHWVRREWTPTAVTDVLPRYDVGTGVATLDLTGLRLAKGQTVRTAVEVGVGRIEVIVPKGVTVEAEIEVGIGDIQLPGDGKQDVDVAPGKRKQVTLSPASGGANAATVDLDLGVGLGQAEVTRAAS, via the coding sequence ATGACAGATCACACGCACGCCGCGACGGGTCCGGGACCCGGCTCCGGCCCCCGCCCCACTCCGGGCGCCGGGCCGCAGGATGCCGCACCCGCCGCGGCAACCCGGCCCACGGAGAAAGGGGAACCGCGCGCGCCCGAGCACACGGACGCGGGCGCACAAAGGGATAGGGGAACGGGAACACATGCGAGTTCCCGCCCCTCCGAGGCATCCGCGGCGGCTGCCCCAGCCGACGAGCAGCTGCCGGCCAGGTTCCGACGCGACCGGCGGCAGAAGATGCTGGGCGGAGTGTGCGCGGGGCTCGGGCGGACGTGCGACATGGACCCGGTGATCTTCCGGATCACGCTCGCGGTGCTCTCCGCGACCGGCGGCATCGGCCTCATCTTCTACGGCTTCGCCTGGCTGTTCGTGCCGTACGACGACGAGGAGGAGAACGAGGTCCGCAAGCTGCTCACCGGCCGGGTGGACGGCCAGGCGCTGACGGCCGTGCTCTTCGCGCTGGTCGGCTGCGGTGTGTTCTTGACGATGCTGAAGAACGGAGGGGTGCTCTCCTTCGCCGTCATACTGTCCATTCTCCTCGCGGGCGCAGGCTACTGGTCGCGCAACCGCGGCGCCCCCGACCCCGACCCGCTGGCTGCCCAAGCCGTCGCCGACGCCCCACCGGAGGCCAAGGCACCCCCGGTCCCCTCCGCCTACCCCTCCTGGTGGCGCGACCCCATCGTCAAGGACGGCACACATGTCGGCGGTACGGGCTATCTGTGGGGCCCCCACGACACCCGCGACCGGGACATCGCTGCGGCGGTCAACATCACCCACGGCAACTACGGCGGCCGAGGTCCGGACATACGGGCTGCCTGGCCCCGCCAGCCGAAGCCGCGGGGTCCCCGCTGGATCGGCGGCTGGATCTTCCTGCTGGCCCTCCTCGCCGGTTTCCTCGGCACGGCAGCGCGATGGTACGACCAGCCACTCGCCACCAGCTTGCAGACCGGCCTGGCGTGCGCGCTCACGGTGTTCGGTGTCGGCATCGCGGTCAGCGCGTTCCTCGGCCGTACCGGAGCGGGCTCGGTCTTCCTGGCGATCATCACGGCGGCTCTGCTGGCAGGCTCGGCCGCGCTGCCCAAGGACGCCAGCACCCACTGGGTGCGCAGGGAATGGACACCGACAGCGGTGACAGACGTACTACCGAGGTACGACGTCGGCACAGGCGTCGCCACGCTGGACCTGACCGGGCTGCGCCTCGCCAAGGGGCAGACGGTGAGAACTGCGGTCGAGGTGGGTGTGGGCCGGATCGAGGTGATCGTGCCGAAGGGCGTGACGGTGGAGGCGGAGATCGAAGTGGGCATAGGCGACATCCAGTTGCCCGGCGACGGCAAGCAGGACGTGGACGTCGCACCGGGCAAGCGCAAGCAGGTCACGCTGTCGCCGGCGAGCGGCGGCGCCAACGCCGCCACGGTCGACCTCGACCTCGGAGTCGGCCTGGGTCAGGCGGAGGTGACTCGTGCTGCGTCATGA
- a CDS encoding DoxX family protein, protein MAHSTRSDTHSPYLDGDRDWRDTATRYALLPLRVFLGITFIYAGLDKLTDSSFFADSGSGSVGDLMRTVRDSSAIPALVDLALKSPAGFGYAIAIGELAVGIGTLLGLLARLAAVGGALISLSLWLTVSWASDPYYYGNDLPYLMAWLPLILAGASVFSVDAALRARRRQRSGGYR, encoded by the coding sequence ATGGCTCACAGCACTCGATCGGACACGCACTCTCCTTATCTCGACGGCGACCGGGACTGGCGGGACACAGCCACTCGCTACGCCCTACTGCCCCTGCGCGTCTTCCTGGGCATCACTTTCATCTACGCCGGCCTGGACAAGCTCACCGACAGCTCCTTCTTCGCCGACTCCGGATCAGGCTCTGTCGGTGACCTGATGCGCACGGTCCGGGACTCCTCCGCGATCCCGGCCCTCGTGGACCTCGCCCTCAAGAGCCCCGCCGGCTTCGGCTACGCCATCGCCATCGGCGAGCTGGCCGTCGGCATCGGCACGCTGCTCGGACTGCTGGCCCGGCTGGCGGCGGTCGGCGGTGCGCTGATCTCGCTCAGCCTCTGGCTGACTGTGAGCTGGGCCTCCGACCCGTACTACTACGGCAACGACCTCCCCTACCTGATGGCCTGGCTCCCCCTGATCCTCGCCGGCGCGTCCGTCTTCTCCGTGGACGCCGCCCTGCGGGCGCGACGGCGGCAGCGGTCCGGGGGATATCGGTAG
- a CDS encoding C40 family peptidase gives MASSHRKSRPTGTRVAGIRTPAFATAALTSVALLSQTANAAPTAPSTPPAPSSDDKPSMEEVEAKVGDLYRQAESATDKYNAAKEKTSKQRGRVDALMDDVAQRTQKLNDAREELGSFAAAQYRTGSAAPDTATFLLADDPQDYFDQNQLMDRLTARQKDAVDDYVTQQAETTQKRQEATVSLESLTESQDELQTTKTAVQTKLVQARQLLSRLTAEEKLRLAAIEREKQAEARRQAQELARQQQAAEQRRQEAAAAAAQPTGGSSADTSTTTVPDSSYATKAEKALAFARAQVGKPYVWGATGPDSYDCSSLTQAAWRAAGVTLPRTTYDQVNAGTTVSLSDIQPGDLVFFYEDISHVGLYIGNGMMIHAPKPGAYVREESIFYDGESTIHSVVRPA, from the coding sequence TTGGCGTCGTCGCACCGCAAGTCGCGTCCTACGGGAACGCGCGTAGCAGGCATACGGACCCCCGCCTTCGCCACGGCGGCCCTGACCTCCGTAGCCCTGCTGTCCCAGACCGCCAACGCCGCGCCCACGGCACCCTCCACACCCCCGGCTCCCTCGTCCGACGACAAGCCGAGCATGGAGGAGGTCGAGGCGAAGGTCGGCGACCTGTACCGCCAGGCCGAGTCGGCCACCGACAAGTACAACGCCGCCAAGGAGAAGACCTCCAAGCAGCGGGGGCGTGTCGACGCCCTGATGGACGACGTGGCCCAGCGCACCCAGAAACTCAATGACGCGCGCGAGGAGCTGGGTTCCTTCGCCGCGGCCCAGTACCGCACCGGATCCGCCGCTCCGGACACGGCGACGTTCCTGCTCGCGGACGACCCGCAGGACTACTTCGACCAGAACCAGCTGATGGACCGTCTGACCGCCCGCCAGAAGGACGCGGTCGACGACTACGTCACGCAGCAGGCCGAGACGACACAGAAGCGCCAGGAGGCCACCGTGAGCCTCGAGTCGCTCACGGAGTCCCAGGACGAGCTGCAGACGACCAAGACCGCCGTCCAGACGAAGCTCGTGCAGGCCCGCCAGTTGCTCTCCCGCCTCACCGCCGAGGAGAAGCTGCGCCTCGCGGCGATCGAACGGGAGAAGCAGGCGGAGGCCCGCCGTCAGGCACAGGAACTCGCCCGGCAGCAGCAGGCGGCGGAGCAGCGCCGGCAGGAAGCGGCAGCAGCAGCGGCGCAGCCGACGGGCGGCAGCTCCGCGGACACCTCGACGACGACGGTCCCCGACTCCTCGTACGCCACCAAGGCCGAGAAGGCCCTGGCCTTCGCACGCGCACAGGTCGGCAAACCGTACGTCTGGGGCGCGACCGGCCCCGACTCGTACGACTGTTCGAGTCTCACGCAGGCCGCCTGGCGGGCCGCCGGAGTCACCCTCCCGCGCACCACCTACGACCAGGTGAACGCAGGCACGACGGTCTCCCTCTCCGACATCCAGCCCGGTGACCTGGTCTTCTTCTACGAAGACATCAGCCACGTCGGCCTTTACATCGGCAACGGCATGATGATCCACGCCCCGAAGCCGGGTGCGTACGTCCGCGAGGAATCGATCTTCTACGACGGTGAGTCCACGATCCACAGCGTGGTGCGCCCGGCCTGA
- a CDS encoding ATP-binding protein, with protein sequence MPGQAGRVNIDGMPEAAALPLVEPRPPRKLYRSSDGRWLGGVARGLAGHLGLPVIWLRLMFVGLFMADGLGALLYAAFWFFVPLGVGGVEAQRPPSLVSTETSPDGRRRLVARKPDKGQIVALLLMVVVAMVFVGNVNLGGGAKAYLFPTVLVAAGVALVWRQADNARRARWMEVGRRRRTLTLLRAAAGVVLVTAGVSGVFVLQGSASHLGSVLQAALAVLVGIALLAGPYLVRMTQDLSEERLMRIRAQERAEVAAHVHDSVLHTLTLIQRNAESANEVRRLARAQERELRNWLYKPEGTGKEEADEPNTLAEAVRRSAAEVEDKHGVPIEVVVVGDCPLDDRTGAQMQAAREAMVNAAKYGGEGGAVQVYAEVEGRTVFVSVRDRGPGFDLDSIPADRMGVRESIIGRMERNGGTARLRAVPSGGTEVELEMERAESTS encoded by the coding sequence ATGCCCGGGCAGGCCGGGCGTGTGAACATCGATGGCATGCCGGAAGCCGCAGCGTTGCCACTCGTCGAACCGCGGCCCCCGCGCAAGCTCTACCGCAGCAGCGACGGACGCTGGCTCGGAGGCGTGGCGCGAGGGCTCGCCGGGCATCTCGGGCTGCCCGTGATCTGGCTGCGCCTCATGTTCGTCGGCCTGTTCATGGCGGACGGACTCGGTGCGCTGCTGTATGCGGCCTTCTGGTTCTTCGTCCCGCTGGGTGTCGGCGGCGTCGAGGCCCAGCGGCCGCCGTCCCTCGTCAGCACCGAGACTTCGCCCGACGGCCGTCGCAGACTCGTGGCCCGTAAGCCGGACAAGGGGCAGATCGTCGCCCTGCTCCTCATGGTCGTCGTGGCCATGGTCTTCGTCGGCAATGTGAATCTCGGCGGAGGAGCCAAGGCCTATCTGTTCCCGACTGTGCTCGTCGCCGCCGGCGTCGCCCTGGTCTGGCGCCAGGCGGACAACGCACGGCGGGCCCGCTGGATGGAGGTCGGCAGGCGCCGGCGCACGCTCACCCTCCTCCGTGCCGCGGCCGGCGTCGTGCTGGTCACGGCGGGCGTGTCCGGCGTCTTCGTCCTGCAGGGCTCCGCCTCCCACCTCGGCTCGGTCCTGCAGGCCGCGCTCGCGGTGCTGGTCGGGATAGCTCTGCTGGCCGGTCCGTATCTCGTCCGTATGACCCAGGACCTCTCCGAGGAGCGCCTGATGCGCATTCGCGCCCAGGAGCGCGCGGAGGTCGCCGCTCATGTGCACGACTCGGTGCTGCACACCCTGACCCTGATCCAGCGCAACGCGGAGAGCGCGAACGAGGTGCGCCGCCTCGCCCGTGCCCAGGAGCGCGAACTGCGCAACTGGCTCTACAAACCGGAGGGCACCGGAAAGGAAGAGGCCGACGAACCCAACACCCTCGCCGAGGCGGTGCGACGCAGCGCGGCCGAGGTCGAGGACAAACACGGTGTTCCCATAGAGGTCGTGGTCGTCGGTGACTGCCCGCTCGACGACAGAACCGGCGCACAGATGCAGGCCGCGCGGGAAGCGATGGTGAACGCTGCCAAGTACGGTGGCGAGGGCGGTGCGGTGCAGGTCTACGCCGAGGTCGAGGGCAGGACGGTCTTCGTGTCCGTCCGGGACCGCGGACCCGGCTTCGACCTTGACTCCATACCCGCCGACCGCATGGGCGTCAGAGAATCGATCATCGGCCGTATGGAGCGCAACGGCGGTACGGCGCGGCTACGCGCGGTACCCAGCGGCGGTACGGAGGTCGAGCTGGAGATGGAGAGGGCGGAGAGCACGTCATGA
- a CDS encoding C40 family peptidase, whose protein sequence is MAAHRKPRQRSLNGHTARTAATIALAGAATATGFDGVGYAEPQLTPAQVEAKVNKLYEEAEVATEKYNGSKEKAQRAERRLENLRDEAARREERLNSAREALGSTAAAQYRSGGLDPALQLALSDDPDGYLDGAAFAERAGSRQASNVAGVRKQLREIEQLRGAAHVELTTLKSRQAELNRHKKTVTGKLGEARQLLARLSAEERARLTADGRSGGAGWGGGHASRSSGSVREELGAAGAADAPGMSGAAGTSGVAQAPNSRAAAAVSYAYQKLGSPYVWGATGPDAFDCSGLMQAAYRNAGISLPRTTYAQINAGQRVSQSELLPGDLVFFYSGISHVGIYVGRGQMIHAPNPSAPVRVAPLDEMPFAGATRVA, encoded by the coding sequence GTGGCAGCGCACCGCAAGCCCCGACAGCGCTCGCTCAACGGCCATACGGCCCGCACCGCCGCGACGATCGCCCTCGCGGGCGCGGCGACGGCGACCGGCTTCGACGGTGTCGGTTACGCCGAGCCACAGCTGACACCGGCGCAGGTCGAAGCCAAGGTGAACAAGCTGTACGAGGAGGCGGAGGTCGCCACCGAGAAGTACAACGGCTCGAAGGAGAAGGCCCAGCGAGCGGAGCGACGGCTGGAGAACCTGCGGGACGAGGCGGCGCGCAGGGAGGAGCGACTCAACTCCGCGCGGGAGGCACTGGGTTCGACGGCCGCGGCACAGTACCGCTCCGGCGGGCTCGACCCCGCACTGCAACTCGCCCTCTCCGACGACCCCGACGGCTATCTGGACGGCGCCGCGTTCGCCGAACGGGCGGGCAGCAGACAGGCGTCGAACGTGGCCGGCGTACGCAAACAACTGCGGGAGATCGAGCAGCTCCGTGGAGCCGCCCACGTCGAACTGACCACCCTCAAATCTCGTCAGGCCGAACTGAACCGCCACAAGAAGACCGTGACGGGCAAGCTGGGCGAGGCCCGCCAACTACTGGCCCGCCTCAGCGCGGAGGAACGCGCCCGGCTCACGGCGGACGGCAGAAGTGGTGGCGCGGGCTGGGGCGGTGGGCATGCGTCACGGTCGTCGGGGAGTGTGCGGGAGGAACTGGGGGCAGCTGGAGCCGCCGACGCCCCCGGGATGTCCGGCGCTGCCGGGACCTCCGGCGTGGCACAGGCACCCAACTCGCGTGCGGCGGCGGCTGTTTCCTACGCCTACCAGAAGCTCGGCAGCCCCTACGTGTGGGGCGCCACCGGCCCGGACGCTTTCGACTGCTCGGGCCTCATGCAGGCCGCTTACCGCAACGCGGGAATCTCCCTGCCCCGCACCACGTACGCCCAGATCAACGCCGGCCAGCGTGTCTCACAGTCCGAACTCCTCCCTGGCGACCTGGTGTTCTTCTACTCGGGCATCAGTCATGTGGGCATCTACGTGGGGCGCGGCCAGATGATCCACGCCCCTAACCCTTCGGCACCGGTACGGGTGGCGCCTCTGGACGAGATGCCGTTCGCGGGCGCCACGAGGGTGGCATGA